A region of the Candidatus Methylomirabilis oxygeniifera genome:
CCAAGCATGATCCCAAGGAGGTGGCGAAACAGGAACTGGCCCACAAGGCGATGGATGAAAGGAACGAGAAACGCTGGAAGCATTTTCAAGAGACGGGTGTCTGGAAGTACGATGTGAAGTAGCTCGACTGCAAAGAGGTTGATTTGAGGGATGGGGTACGGCCGTGTTCCCCATCCCTCTTTCACTTTGACGTGGATATGCGATGTCAGACGAAACGCTACTGGCTGACTGGGCGGGATATGCCAGGAATCTCGAGGCGGCACTGCACCGATGCATTCTGGGATTGGATCGTCCGATCAGGCTGATCCTGGCAGCGGTCTTTGCGCGGGGCCATGTTATGCTGGAGGGTGATGTCGGCGTGGGGAAGACGACGCTGCTCCGCGCCGTGGCGAGGGGTCTTGGCGGTGCCTTCGAGCGGATCGAAGGCACCATCGACCTGATGCCCACCGATCTCATCTACTACAGCCATGTCGACTGGGATGGCCGACCCCGCATCGATCCAGGATGTCTCCTGAAGCACGGTGAAGAGCTCTCGATCTTCTTTTTCAACGAGGTCAACCGAGCGCGACCACAGGTTCACTCTCTGCTGCTTCGGATCATGGCCGAGCGTTCGGTGACCGCTTTCAATCGAGAGTATCGGTTCCCTCACCTGCTGGTCTTTGCCGACCGGAATCGGCTGGAAAAGGAGGAGACGTTCGAGATCCCTTCGGCCGCGCGGGATCGTTTCTTGATGGAGCTGTCGATCGAGATCCCGGAGGATCCATCTATCCTGCGATCACTCATGATCGAGCCGAGATTCCACGATATCGAGACTCTCATTGAAGCAATCCCGCCGGCCATCGTCCCGTTCCGACAGCTTTACGAAGTCTCTGCCGTGATCCAGCGGACCATTCATGTCAGTCCCGACCTCGAGCGCTATGCGCTTGAGCTGTGGTGTGCGACACGCGATCCGGGCGCATACGGGATCAGGCTTGAGGGGGTCGAGATGGACCGGCTGCTGCTCGCGGGCGCAAGCCCGCGCGGGATGAGCATGATGCTGCGCGCAGCCCGCGTGATGGCCTGGCTTTTCGACCGTTCGATGGTGGTGCCGGAGGATATACAGGAAGTCTTCATCGAAACCGTGGCCCACCGCCTCTGTTTTCAGCCGATCTATGAGATCCGGCGATCACAACTTGCACGCGAACTGCTCTCGAAGATCATCCGGACGATTGCAGCTCCATGAAACCGATGACGTCCGGCCCAGCCTCGACGCCGCCGATCGAGATCGGAGAGTTTCACTATCGGCTTCGGTGGCGTACTCGAGGCGCCCGCCCGGGCTGTCATCCAAGCCGGCAACCCGGCGGAGGTGTTGAGTTTCGCGGCCACGCGTCCATCCTGCACCACCCCGACCCGAGACGTCTCGATGTCCGTGCAACGCTGCGGGACCCTCATCATGAACTGCTGGTTCGGATCTTCCAGCAAAGGAGCGCCATCCCGGTCTACGTCGTTGCCGATCTCACCACCTCCATGCGGTTTCGCGGCGGTTTAGACAAGTGGCTCAACCTTATCGGTTTCTGCGCCTCGGTGGCCCATTCCTGCCGTCGAACCGGCGATCTGTTCGGTTTTATCGGATGGGACACGAGGGTCAGACGCGACCTGCTTCTCCCTGCCGGTTATGCGGGCACGGCGTCGGAGACCCTGATTCGGCGCCTGCTGGAATACCGTGGTGGCGGCGCCGGAATCCAGGGACTGTGCGAGGCGGGAGAGTTTCTCCCTCGCGCCCGTTCGCTTGTCTTCCTGGTCTCCGATTTCCATGTGTCCCTGCATGAGCTCGACAGGACCCTCTCACCGCTGGCCCGCCACGACATGGTTCCGGTCGTGCTGTGGGATCGCAGCGAGCTCGAGAACCTGCCACCGCGCGGTCTGGTCAGGGTTCGCGATCTCGAGAACGGGCGCGAGCGTCTGCTCTGGATGCGACCGGTGTTGCGCGACGCCTGTCGGGAGGCGCTGGAGCACCGGCGGGAGGCCCTGAGGCGCACCTTCCTCCGCTACGGCAGACCTCCGTTCTTTGTGTACGATCGTTTCGATCCGGATGACCTGACGCGTTATTTTCTCGAAACCTCATAGCCGTTCGGATGTATGGATAAGACGCATGATCAAGGTGCCTTTCGTTATCCTCCTGTTCTCGCCGATGCTCATGCTCGCGCTGCCGTTCACCTCCGTCGCACACTCAGACCCCTCTCCGCAGAACGGTCCGATCGTCCGTTTGGAGTTTGATACCTTTCACCCTTTCGGAATCATGATCGGCGACATCGTCACCCATACCGCCCGCATCGAGGTAAGGCAACCTTTTCAACTGCAACGGAGTTCGCTCCCGATCAAAGGGCCCCTGGCCCGTTGGCTCGATCTGAGGGACCTGACCGTTCACGAACAACGAACGGGGGCCGACATCCTCTATTCCCTGTCGGTGTCGTACCAGGTCTTTCGAGGCGTCATGGAGGTCAGGCCGCTTGCCATACCACCCATCCCGCTCAGGTTTCAGGCCGGCAACGAGACGATCACCTTTTCGATCCCCGAGTGGCGCTTTACCGCCTCGCCGATTCTTCCGATCCTCCTCGGGAGGACGGATCGAGGGATCCGTCCTCTTCCCGAGCGTAAGCCTGAAGAGCTTGACCTGACCGCTTACTCGATTCGTCTGAGCGCCCTCGCGGTCGGTTCCGGCCTCTCGCTGCTCACGCTCGCCTACAGTCTTGGGATGGCCTCGTTTCTGCCGCGCGGGCGGGGTCCTTTTGCCCGCTGTCTCAAACACCTCAAACGGCTGCACCGTACCGACGCCGATCCCGAGCAGTACCGGGAGGCGTTCCGCTGCCTGCATCGCGCCCTCAACGAGGCGAATGGGCGTGTCCTCTTCATTGAAGGGCTCCGGGAATTCACAGAACGGCATCCTGCCTTCAAGGGTCTGCGCGATGAGATCGAGATCTTCTTCGCCCACTCCCGCCAACTCTTTTTCGACGTCCACCCGCAGGCCGCGGCGGGCCGCTATCCTCTTTCCCGCCTGATCACGCTGTGCCGTCTGTGCCGGGACGCCGAACGGGGGATCTGGTGAACCTCTCGGTCGATTCCCCATACCTGCTCTCTCTGGCCCTGTTGGCCCTCCTGCCGCTCTGGCTCCACGGCCATCGGCGGCTCTCTTACCCCTGGCTTTCTGTGATCCCACCGGATCCGATCTCCACGGTCATCGGGATCGGGATCCGGATTATGGCGGCGCTCGGTATTCTGGCCCTGACGCTTGGGATAGCCGGTCTGCATCTCGAAGGAGAAACGATCGAGCGGATCGGACAGGGGACCCAGATCGTACTGGTTCTGGACAAGAGCAGCAGCATGGATCAGACCTTTGCAGGACGCTCCGCCACCGGCAGCGGCCAGGAATCGAAGGGGCGGGCCGCGCGACGTCTTCTGGCAGCGTTCGTGTCCCGACGTCCCACTGACCTCTTTAGTATGGTAGTCTTCAGCACAGCCCCCATCCTGGTCCTGCCGTTTAATCACTCCGCTGAGGCGATCCAGGCCGCGATCCGCGCGGCAGAGAGCCCCGGACTCGCCTTTACCAACGTGGGCAGGGCACTCGGATTAGCCCTCGACGGTTTCAAGGATCTTCCGCAGACCGGCGGCAGAATCCTGTTGTTGGTCTCGGACGGAGCCGCCAGGATCGACGACAGGACGCAGCAGCATCTCAGGACGCTATTTCAGCAGCACCGGGTTAACCTCCTCTGGATCTTCCTCCGGACTGAAGGCGGTCCAGGCATCTTTGATGAGCCGAAGGACCATTTAGAGGTCGATACGGTGCCTGAGTACGCGCTGCACCGCTACTTCCAGACGCTCGGGGTGCCGTACCATGCCTACCAGGCCGAAAGCGCCGAGGCGCTTGATCGGGCGATCCGCGATGTAGTGCTCCTTGCAAACCAGCCGATCCGCTATCAGGAGCAGATCCCTGGCGGAGATCTCTCAGGTCTCTGCTATGCCGTTGCTTCAACCCTCATTCTAGGTCTCGTGGCCGTCACCTGTTGTGAGGTGCGACGATGGCCGGGGTAGGCCGCAAGCGTCTTCCCTGGATCCTGGGAGCGGTCTGCCTCGTCCTGGTGATCTTCACTGTGCGAGAGGCTCAGCATTTGCGGCATTTGCAGGTGTATCAGCGGGCGATCCGGAACGGGTCCATTCTCACCCTTCCGGCAACTGCGGAGATTCCTGAGGCGACCTTTGCAAGGGCCTGGATGCTCAGTCAGAGCGGTCGGGAGCAGCAGGCCCTCATGCTGTACGAGGCTCTCGGACAGAGCCGAGATCCGGTCCTCCGGGCGCAAGCGAAGTATCAGATCGGGGCGCTCCTGCTCCGACAGGCCACCGACCTCCTGGAAGCACAAGGGCAATCGGCCGTCACAAAGGTTGCTCCACTGATTGAGATCGCCAAGGAAGCGCTTCGAGAGGTGTTGCGCCACGACAGTCGCGATCGGGAGGCCAAATACAATCTGGAACTGGCGCTCCGTTTACTTCCGGAGTTGGAACGGAGCGATCGCGCGCGCGACGAGCCGGCGAAGGAGGAAAAAGGCGATTGGACCTCTATTCCAGGTCTTCCCGAAGGAATGCCATGATGAACGCGCCCGGAAGGATCGGATGACTCCCGCGCGCGACGATCGAAGAGGGCGTGGCGATCTACGTTTGCGGTGTCTTGTTCTGGCGTTTCTCGTGCTGGGCGTCGTGTACATCCATCCCACACGATTTATGCCCCAACGCGTCATTCGTGCCGTCTTTGTCATCGATATCACGCAGAGTATGAATACCAGGGATGCGGCTCTTCATGGTAGTCCGGTCGATCGCCTCACTTTTACGAAGCGTACCGTTCAGGACACCATCCGATGGCTGCCATGCCGATCAGAGGTGGGACTCGCCGTCTTCACGGAGCGGCGGGTCGTCCTTCTGTTTGAGCCGCTCGAGGTCTGCGAACAGAGGGCTCTCCTGCTCTCCGCCGTGTCCGCGATCGACTGGCGAATGGCCTGGGCGGCCGACAGCCGCATCGCGGCGGGCGTCTACGATGCGGTCACGCAGGTGACGCGGCTTGCATCACAGCCGAGGCTCCTGTTTTTCACTGACGGACAGGAGGCGCCCCCGATCATGCCGGGATTTGAGCCCCGCTTCGAAGGAAAGCCGGGGGAGGTGAATGGATTGATCATCGGGATCGGCGGGCAGACCCCTGCCGAGATTCCGAAATTCGACGAGGAGGGCCGGCTGATCGGCCACTGGACCGCCGACGATACCGGCCGTTTCCCCAGTGTCGGGACCCCGACGCTCTCAGTCGCAGAGATGGGCACGGCAGGCGAGACGGGATCGGATGGAGCCCTCCTTCGTAATGCGCCGCAACGCCCAAGTGAGGGCTTGCCGACTCACCTCTCCTGGCTCCATGAGACCTACCTGATGGAACTCGCGAGGACAACAGGTCTTCAGTATATCAGGCTCAACACGCCGAATGAGCTTCGGTCTCGCCTGCTCGCCCCGCCCCTCGCGCGTACGGAGGCCGTCAGGGTCGATATGCGCCGGATCTTCGCCTTTGGCGCGCTTGTCCTCATCCTGATCGGCTATACGATCATCCCAACATTCCGATTACTTGCGGCCCCTTCCGCAACAGGTGAAGAACGACACCTGTGGCCGCTGCCCCCGGTTCGCCCAAACGCCTTACAACCTCATGAGGAGAAAACAAGAATGAAGACACTGCTGTACTCCATAATCGGCATCGCGCTCTGCACGACCTCGGTTGCCTATGCGCACGGACCGACGCCGCAGAAGCTCGAGGAGCACATTTCTATCCAGGGACCACCCGAGCAGGTGTGGGCTGCGGTCAAAGAATTCGGTGCGCCGGCAACCTGGCATCCGATGCTGAAGCAGACCACGGCTCACGGCGGCAATACCGCAGGCCGGGCGGAACGGGTGGTGACGTTGCCGAGCGGCGGTACGATCACCGAAGGTCTGGATGAGTACGATGAGGGACGACGCTACATGGCCTGGCGTCTGCTGAAGGAGAACAAGGAAGCGTTCCCGGTCAGCTTTTATACCGTCTCGATTGAGGTGAGGCGGGCCAATGGGGGCAGTGACGTGGAATGGTTGTCGCGATTTTATCGCGCCGATACCGGCAACTCTCCTCCCCCCGAATACAGTGATGAGGCGGCGATCAAAGCGATGACGGAGTTTGCTCAGTCGGGTCTCGAGAATCTCAAGAAGCGCATCGAAACAGAGAAGTGACTCATGTGTCGGCGTTCACGTCTGTTCCGTCTTGCATCGGCGGCGCTTCTGTTTGGCGTCGGCACCACGGCATCGGTACGGGCCGAGTATGCCTACATTACCAACCAGGGCGACGACAGCGTCTCAGTCGTGAATATCGAGAAAGGGGAAGTCATCGCGACCATCGCGGTAGCCGATGCGCCTGTGGGTGTGGCGACCACACCGGACGGTACGCATCTGTACATCACGCACCCCGAGGCGGGACTCATCTCGGAAATCGATACCGTGACACGAACGGTAGTAAAGACCATCGACACCGGGGGGCAGCCATTTGGTATTGCGGTTGACGACACCGCCCCGGTCGCCGGCAACAACGCGCAGACCCGCCGGTTACTCTTTGTCACTGATTGGAGCCGCAACGCCGTTATGACTGTAGACCCGGTGAGAGGAGTGGTGATCGATCTGATCCATGCTGGAAAGTCGCCCGCCGGGATCGCCCTCGACCGAAGGGCGCGGCGCGTATTTGTCGCTAACCGCGAGAGCAATACGCTCACGGTGCTGGATGCGGATGTGCCGCGCAGGTATGCGGACATACCGACAGGCCGGGCGCCTTTCGCTGTGGCGCTGGTGCCCAACGGGGAGCGCGTGTACGTCGGCAATGTGCAGAGCGGGGAACTGACCGTGATTGACGCGAAAGCGCTCGATGTGGTTGCAACGGTCAAGGTCGGCCGCTTTCCTTACGGCATCGCCGTTACGCCTGACGGCGCGCGCGTCGTCGTTGCCAACCAGCAGGACCACAACATCACGATAGTGGATGCCTTGTCGCTGCGTACGGTCGGCAACATCCGTGTCGGTCGCCATCCCGACGGGGTGGATATCACCGGTGACGGCAGCCATGCACTGATCGCAAACTGGTTCGATGACTCGATTTCCATTATCGATCTCAGCACACTGAAGGAGCGAACGCGAGTCAAGGCTGGAAAGGGGTGCCGCGCCTTTGGGTCATTTATCGTGCGTAATCGATAGAGTGGACGCGACGCATGGGATCGGTGGTGGGGGCTATTGCATGAGGCAGGTGTAATTCCACACACACCCCGACGTTCCTCAAGCGGTATCCCGACATCGAATGGGCTGTAAGTGCTTGAATAACCTGATGATCGGAGCCTGCCGCAGCAGTTGGCATAGTCATTGCTTAATTAGCAAACTTAGGAGAGCCTGTCTGCGTGATAATCCACAGGCCTACGGTCGAGGTGTGCGAAATTTCGCCCATTCACTCCATCGCCCAGCCACACGCACGGTTGTGCGCTCAACGTGTCGATCGTCAGTTTCCCCAGCCGCGACAAGACTTTGCCTGCGCTCCTGCAACTGCATTGATGGCCATCGAGGGTGTGGCATCCCGCTTGCTGATACCCAGTCGCTTGTGACAGTCCGGATACTCGTCTCGCCTACTTTGGGGAAGGGAGTGGAAGGACAGATCGGGGCGATAGTTTTCAGTAAGCGGTTCAACACACAGAGGAGGGAGTGCAGATCATGGGGAAGCCGTTATCCGGTTCTACGATGGCAGGCATGATCGCCGGCGCGCTCATGCTGGCTATCGCTTCTGGCAGTGCGCTCGCCAATGAAGAGATCGTTCGGGCGAGCAAAAATCCTGATCTGTGGCCCGCGCCGGGCCGGGATCTGGCCATGACGCGTCATAGCCCGCTCAAAGACATCAATACCGCCAACGTCGGGAAGCTGCAGATGATGTGGTCGCAATCCACCGGTGCGTTGCGTGGCCATCAGGGTCAGCCGATCGTGGTCGAGGTGGCTGGAACGCCGATGATGTTTTTTGTGAGTCCCTGGCCGAATATCGTGCAGGCGTTGGACCTGTCCGATCCTGATCATCCGAAGCAGGTGTGGAACTACAAGAAGAAAACCGACCGTGATGAGTTGGCGGTGACTCGCGCGTGTTGCGATACGATTAACCGGGGCCTGAACTATGCCGACGGCAAGGTGGTCTTTCATACCCTCGACGGATATGTCATCGCGCTGGACGCCAAGACCGGCAAAGAGATTTGGACGGTCAAGCATGCCTGGTCGGATAAGGGTGAAACGATTACCGGCCCGACGCTGATCGCCGAGAATAAGGTCATCATCGGGTTCGGCGGCGACGAGTTCGCCGCGCGCGGCCGGGTGACCGCGTATGACCTGAAGACCGGCAAGCAGGTGTGGAACTGCCACAGCACCGGGTCCGACAAGGATGTGTGCCTGACCCCGGAGACCAACAAGGCCAATCCGCATTACGGGACGTACGGCAAGAACCTCGGCATGATCACCTATCCCAATGACGAGTGGAAGATCGGCGGTGGCGCGCCCTGGGAATGGTTTACCTATGACCCGGAGTTGAGGCTCGTGTACGTGCCGACGGGCAACCCCGGGCACTGGAGTCCATCCTATCGGTGCGGTGAAACCGGCGCAAACCTGACTCACGAAAAGTGTAACCAATACGACCCCGAGTTGCGCAGCGGCAGATGGGACAACAAGTGGGCGATGACGATCTTCGCCAGAAAGATCGATACCGGCGAGGCGGTATGGGCGTACCAGATGACCACCTTCGACCAGTGGGACTACGACGGCGTCAACGAACCCGTCCTGGTGGACATGAAGGTCGACGGCAAAATGCGCAAGACGCTGGTCCACTTCGACCGTAACGGGTTTGCCTATGTGCTTGACCGTGCCGATGGGACTCTGTTGCGCGCGCATAAGTTTTTCCCCCTCAACTGGGCCGAGAAGGTCGACCTCAAGACCGGCCGTCCGGTGAAGATCAAGGAGCATTCGCCCTTCGCTCGTCATGTCAGCACGCAGGTCTGCCCGTCTTCGCTTGGCGCCAAGAACCAACAACCGATTGCGATCGATCCCAAAGAACCGCACATCGCCTATGTGGCGACCAACTGGTGGTGCATGGAATACGAGCCGCAAGAGCGCACCCACACCCAGCAGGGCATGCTCTATGTCTTTGCGAACGTCTTCACGTATCCGATCGAGAAGGGTGTCGCGAGCAAGGTGCAGAAGTTCAACGTGCTGACCGGCGAGACCGAGTGGGCTATTCCGGATGCCTATCCGGACTGGGGCGGCATGCTGACGACCGATGGCGACCTACTGTTCTACGGCAGCCTGAGCGGAGATTTTCGCGCGGTCGATCGGAAGTCCGGCAAGGTCCTGTGGAGCCGTAAACTGGGCTCCGGCATCATCGGCAACCCGATCACGTACAAGATCAAGGGCAAGCAGTACGTGTCGGTATTGGCCGGTATCGGCGGCTGGATCGGTCTGCCGGTGACGGCCGAGCTCGACTTTGACGACAAGTATGGAGCCATCGGCGCCACCGCTATGGCCAAGCTGACCGGGCTCGATAAGATTCCGCAGGGTGGCGTGCTCTACACCTTCCGTATCGATTGATCGTGTCACGATCCCGAATGCGCTGTCGATCTGATGGTTGCCGGCGGGTGGCATCAGTCCACCCGCCGGTGCCGTCGTATGTGAGGTCGATTCGTATGTCGTTGTTGAAGCAGTGCGGAACCGTACTCCTCGCCTGCGCGCTCAGCGTCACGGTCGCGCCTGCGTTTGTAATCGCCGACATCGGGCATGATGGGGGCGCGCCCAGCGTCAACGTTGCGCCTGCCTCTGCAACCGAGGGCAGCGCGTTGCTGCGGGTGTGCGCCGATCCCGGAAATATGCCGCTGTCGAATAATAAGGGAGAAGGCTTCCAGAACAAGATCGCAGAGATCCTCGCGCAGGCGATGGGCGCGCAGCTTACGTATTACTACCGACCGTATCTGGAGCGAGGCCTCACCAGCCAAACCGTGGATGCCGATCGGTGTGACATGCTGATGGATATACCGTCGGGCGAGGAACGTCTGCTGACCACCAAGCCGGTCTATCGCAGTACCTTTGTGCTGGTCTACCGCAACGACAAAGGATACGCCTTCAAGGGTCTGGACGACCCCAGATTACTCAACGACCTCAAGGTCGGCGTCTTCCAGCATTCCGCGGCGCGGCAGGTATTGCAGGAGCGCGGCCTCGCACGCGGCAACACCATTGTGCATGCCGTCAGCTACGATACCGATGTCAACCCCGAACGGCAGCCGTCACGGCAGATCCGACAGGTGATCGACGGCCGACTGGATGTAGCTGCCATCTGGGGGCCGATGGCCGGCTGGTACAAGGCCGTCGAAGGCGCGCCGCTGACGATCCTGCCAATGAACCTCATGGATGATGCCACGCCATTGGAGTTTGAGTTGAGCGTGGGCATGCGGAGGGGCGCCGAGGAGTTGAAGACCAGGATCGAACAGGCACTGGTGCGCGAGCAGGCGCGTATCCGCCGGACATTGGAGGAGTACGGGGTGCCGCTGGTCGAATGCGCGCGGTGTCTGGTGTCGGGCACGCTGCCTTCGCATGGGCCTTACACGCCGCCCGCGCCCGTTACGGCAACGTCCCCACCGGCGGCGGCGCCCGACATGACGCAGGTGGCCTTGCAGACCGACGCCGCGCTGGCCGGCGGCGGGACGCTCGATGAGGAGTTGCACTACGCAATCCTGGCCAGTCAGCCCAAGCGGGCCGACTACCTGATCGCGCGTGGTGCCGATGTTAACGGCCGGGATGCGCAGAACCAGACGCCGCTGATGACGGCGGTCATGCACGGTCACGAACCGGTAGTCGCTCTCTTGCTGAACCGCAAGGCCGATCCGAACAGGGCGGACAACGACGGCTGGACCGCCCTGATGCGCGCCGTCCAGCGCGACGACCCTACCATGGTGCGCCTGCTGGCCGCACATGGCGCCGACCCCGAAGCGATCAATCGGAACGGCATGAGCGCGCTCACCATGGCGGCGCTGCACGGCAAGAGCCTAGCGGCAGCCGCCCTGCTGGAAAGCGGGGCAAAGGTTGACAGTGCGATCGGGACGGCGCGCTACACGCCGCTGATGATTTCGGTGTTCTCCGGCACGCAGCCTGTCGCACAGGCACTGTTGCGATATGGCGCGCAGGTCAACGCCCGTAACGGCGGCGGTCTGACGGCGTTGATGATCGCCGCGGCCTCTAATCGGCCAGAGATGGTTGCGCTGTTGCTCGGCGCAGGCGCGGATGCCGCACTCAAGGACGCAGAGGGGAGGACCGCGCTGGCGCTGGCGCGAGAGCGCGATGCCGCCACTGTCGTCAGCCTGCTCACGGGAAGGTCGGCCGTAGGCAGTGCGGCGAAGCCTGCTGCGCAGTAGCGAGTCTGGAAACCTGGGACGATTTTCTGAGCATAGCCCATGTGTCACCGGTACACCACGGCGCATGAAAACCCCCTTAATCCCCCTTTACGAAAGGGGGAGGCATTGAGGCGTATCAGGAATATCCCCCCCTTTACGAAAGGGGGGTCAGGGGGGTTTGTCTGAAGTTGAACGCTATTTTCTAAGGAAGGAGTCGAACCGTGACGTTTCGCAATGTTGGCAGCATCGCCGTAATGAGCATCGCCTTCCTCTCCGCCTGCGGGACCGCCGGCACAACGGCGCAACCGGTCGCCGCGCCGGATCGGACGCAGCAGCCTGCTCCGCCCACGCCGGCCGAACCTGCGGCGGTCGGATCGACATCGGCGGTACAGACGATCACCGCCCCTGCCGTGCCCGCCGGTCTCGACGGTCGGCCCATCGACCGCACCAATGCCAGCACGCCAGGCTCACTCAAGAATCCGTATGCCAATGCGACTGAAGAGATCATCGCGCAGGGCCGTGAACGGTACCTGGCCTATGGCTGCAACGGCTGCCACGGCGGCGGAGGCGGGGGCGGTATGGGGCCACCGTTGTCCAACGAGGTCTGGGTCTACGGCAGCGATGACGACACGCTGTTCCGGTTGACGGCGATCGGGAGCGTCGAGTTGCAAAAGCTTGGGTACGCGCGTAAGAGCCGCGAGGGAGTCGTCGCTCCGATGTTGCCCTATGGTCAACTGATCAAAACTGAGGATGAACTGTGGAAGATGATCGCCTTTATCCGCACCACCTATCGTGGCGATCCGTCGCGCAAGAACTGGTGATCCTCATGAAGAAGACGGCGCTGTGTGTTGTCGTGTTCGCTTATCTGGTTACGCGAGGAGCTTCGGCATCGGCCGAGTCTCGGGCGTATGTGACCAACGAAGCGTCCAACGATCTGTCCGTCATCGATACTGCCTCCCGACGGGTGGTCGCCACCATCAAGGTTGGGGATCGACCTCGAGGCGTAGCCGTGTCCCCGGATGGCAGCCGCGTCTATATCGCGAACGCGAACTCCAACAACCTGACGGTCATCGATACGGCTACCCTCACGGTGAAGGCGACGGTTCCGGCTGGGATCGAACCGGAGGGCGATCCGGAAGGGATCGCCGTGACCCCGGATGGAAAGCAACTCTACGTCGTCAACGAAAATCCCGGCACCGTCTCCGTGATCGATACGGCCACCCATCAGCTCGTTGCGACAGTAACGGTAGGGGTGGAGCCGGAAACGGTTGCCGTGAGTCCCGATGGGCGATGGGTCTACGTCACCAATGAAACCTCCCACGATGTCCACGTCATCGACACTTCCGCCGATCGTGTCATCGCCAAGATCAAGGTGGGCGCCAACCCCCGTGGGGTGAGTTTTACGCCCGATGGGAAGCGGGCCTATGTGGGATGCGAGCGCGACGGGACGGTCTCCGTGATCGACACGGCTGCCCGCCGGGTGATCGCCACCATCCCGGTAGGGGAGCGTCCGGTGGGGACGGTCGTGAGCCACGACGGGAAAAAGGTCTATGTGGCCCACGGTCGGTCGTATGAGGT
Encoded here:
- a CDS encoding Conserved hypothetical protein; putative mxaR, involved in methanol dehydrogenase (Evidence 4 : Homologs of previously reported genes of unknown function); amino-acid sequence: MSDETLLADWAGYARNLEAALHRCILGLDRPIRLILAAVFARGHVMLEGDVGVGKTTLLRAVARGLGGAFERIEGTIDLMPTDLIYYSHVDWDGRPRIDPGCLLKHGEELSIFFFNEVNRARPQVHSLLLRIMAERSVTAFNREYRFPHLLVFADRNRLEKEETFEIPSAARDRFLMELSIEIPEDPSILRSLMIEPRFHDIETLIEAIPPAIVPFRQLYEVSAVIQRTIHVSPDLERYALELWCATRDPGAYGIRLEGVEMDRLLLAGASPRGMSMMLRAARVMAWLFDRSMVVPEDIQEVFIETVAHRLCFQPIYEIRRSQLARELLSKIIRTIAAP
- a CDS encoding Conserved hypothetical protein; putative mxaS, involved in methanol dehydrogenase (Evidence 4 : Homologs of previously reported genes of unknown function), which gives rise to MKPMTSGPASTPPIEIGEFHYRLRWRTRGARPGCHPSRQPGGGVEFRGHASILHHPDPRRLDVRATLRDPHHELLVRIFQQRSAIPVYVVADLTTSMRFRGGLDKWLNLIGFCASVAHSCRRTGDLFGFIGWDTRVRRDLLLPAGYAGTASETLIRRLLEYRGGGAGIQGLCEAGEFLPRARSLVFLVSDFHVSLHELDRTLSPLARHDMVPVVLWDRSELENLPPRGLVRVRDLENGRERLLWMRPVLRDACREALEHRREALRRTFLRYGRPPFFVYDRFDPDDLTRYFLETS
- a CDS encoding Putative mxaA protein, involved in Ca2+ insertion in methanol dehydrogenase (Evidence 3 : Function proposed based on presence of conserved amino acid motif, structural feature or limited homology; Product type pf : putative factor), with translation MIKVPFVILLFSPMLMLALPFTSVAHSDPSPQNGPIVRLEFDTFHPFGIMIGDIVTHTARIEVRQPFQLQRSSLPIKGPLARWLDLRDLTVHEQRTGADILYSLSVSYQVFRGVMEVRPLAIPPIPLRFQAGNETITFSIPEWRFTASPILPILLGRTDRGIRPLPERKPEELDLTAYSIRLSALAVGSGLSLLTLAYSLGMASFLPRGRGPFARCLKHLKRLHRTDADPEQYREAFRCLHRALNEANGRVLFIEGLREFTERHPAFKGLRDEIEIFFAHSRQLFFDVHPQAAAGRYPLSRLITLCRLCRDAERGIW
- a CDS encoding Putative mxaC protein, involved in Ca2+ insertion in methanol dehydrogenase (Evidence 3 : Function proposed based on presence of conserved amino acid motif, structural feature or limited homology; Product type pf : putative factor), which translates into the protein MNLSVDSPYLLSLALLALLPLWLHGHRRLSYPWLSVIPPDPISTVIGIGIRIMAALGILALTLGIAGLHLEGETIERIGQGTQIVLVLDKSSSMDQTFAGRSATGSGQESKGRAARRLLAAFVSRRPTDLFSMVVFSTAPILVLPFNHSAEAIQAAIRAAESPGLAFTNVGRALGLALDGFKDLPQTGGRILLLVSDGAARIDDRTQQHLRTLFQQHRVNLLWIFLRTEGGPGIFDEPKDHLEVDTVPEYALHRYFQTLGVPYHAYQAESAEALDRAIRDVVLLANQPIRYQEQIPGGDLSGLCYAVASTLILGLVAVTCCEVRRWPG
- a CDS encoding Putative mxaK protein, involved in Ca2+ insertion into methanol dehydrogenase (Evidence 3 : Function proposed based on presence of conserved amino acid motif, structural feature or limited homology; Product type pf : putative factor), whose product is MAGVGRKRLPWILGAVCLVLVIFTVREAQHLRHLQVYQRAIRNGSILTLPATAEIPEATFARAWMLSQSGREQQALMLYEALGQSRDPVLRAQAKYQIGALLLRQATDLLEAQGQSAVTKVAPLIEIAKEALREVLRHDSRDREAKYNLELALRLLPELERSDRARDEPAKEEKGDWTSIPGLPEGMP